A genome region from Nitrospira sp. includes the following:
- a CDS encoding PilZ domain-containing protein, translating into MHPHVPSSIPSPTETTLTFQRSRDRLGIVCPIMFAGAPFIAEGVIHNVSHTGCTVESDRIVLNGSYLIVRLLLPDATRALSIELAAIRWVRQGHFGLEFIRIPPTDRVRLDRFLFDHHR; encoded by the coding sequence ATGCATCCACACGTTCCTTCCTCCATTCCTTCCCCCACGGAGACAACCCTCACCTTTCAGCGATCGAGGGATCGTCTTGGCATCGTTTGCCCTATCATGTTCGCTGGGGCTCCCTTTATCGCAGAAGGCGTCATCCACAACGTCTCTCACACCGGGTGTACCGTGGAGTCCGACCGAATCGTGCTGAACGGCAGCTACCTTATCGTGCGCCTGCTTCTGCCGGATGCAACCCGTGCGCTCAGCATTGAGCTGGCCGCCATCCGATGGGTTCGTCAAGGGCACTTCGGTCTCGAGTTCATCCGAATCCCTCCTACTGATCGAGTCCGTCTAGACCGGTTTTTATTCGACCACCATCGCTAA
- a CDS encoding c-type cytochrome: protein MNIGRVCLITFLLLGGIRLGWSAESEVLRPRVPIDQIESTRAVTNPFPVTPERLQQGKALFEGKAFCRACHGSDGKGLGMDLDYSSFKGPLPRNFTDKLWQHARTDGELFWILKNGSPGTDMAPFIPLVLTEEEAWQVLMYVRSFGGR from the coding sequence ATGAATATTGGCCGGGTATGTCTGATCACCTTCCTCCTGCTCGGGGGAATCAGGCTGGGCTGGTCGGCGGAGTCGGAAGTCTTGCGTCCCCGTGTTCCGATCGACCAGATCGAGTCGACCCGGGCGGTGACGAATCCCTTTCCTGTCACGCCGGAGAGGCTGCAGCAGGGGAAGGCGCTTTTCGAGGGGAAAGCATTCTGTCGAGCCTGCCACGGATCGGATGGGAAGGGGTTGGGAATGGATTTAGACTATTCCAGCTTCAAAGGACCGCTGCCACGAAACTTTACCGACAAGTTATGGCAGCATGCTCGGACGGATGGTGAGCTGTTCTGGATTCTGAAAAACGGGAGTCCTGGGACGGATATGGCCCCATTTATCCCCCTGGTCTTGACCGAGGAAGAGGCGTGGCAAGTGCTCATGTATGTCCGTTCCTTTGGCGGGCGATGA
- a CDS encoding DUF1264 domain-containing protein: MRSAIVMIGMCAAALTAAGCAETSHEMKSSSAAAPAAAAVAKAKPTPAQGYTIHVMAPHKFEDGTVHGPYHHYCKPISPEVLQCLLFESTDANALLTDIEYFVAKSVSRAHVPLETWNKYYHDHEVEIATGRVQILDMPEAQAKEVAAIAAKTDGIIFHLWPNGANAPNGEVGHPQSVGHKHRTE, encoded by the coding sequence ATGCGAAGTGCGATTGTGATGATCGGAATGTGTGCGGCGGCGCTGACGGCAGCCGGCTGTGCGGAAACGTCCCATGAGATGAAGTCTTCCTCAGCCGCGGCACCCGCCGCCGCTGCGGTGGCAAAAGCCAAGCCGACACCAGCACAGGGGTATACCATTCACGTGATGGCGCCTCATAAATTCGAGGATGGGACGGTGCATGGCCCCTATCACCACTACTGCAAGCCGATTTCTCCGGAAGTGCTGCAGTGCTTGTTGTTCGAATCAACGGACGCCAACGCCCTGTTGACGGATATTGAGTATTTTGTGGCGAAATCCGTCTCGCGCGCGCATGTTCCTCTGGAGACGTGGAACAAGTATTATCACGACCACGAGGTCGAGATCGCCACGGGACGGGTACAGATTCTCGATATGCCTGAGGCGCAGGCAAAGGAAGTGGCGGCAATCGCCGCTAAGACCGACGGCATTATCTTCCATCTCTGGCCCAACGGTGCCAATGCTCCCAACGGTGAGGTGGGACATCCGCAATCTGTGGGCCACAAGCATCGCACTGAATAA
- a CDS encoding DUF1264 domain-containing protein encodes MFRNLCVLGASTVALAFGGPAFAADMKPGPADGFDIHVMAPHKMEDGSVAGPFHHYCKAIKPEVLQCLLFESTDPNAVLTDIEYFVAKPVSRSAVPLDVWNKFYHDHEVEIATGRVQVLDLPDAQAKEVAAAAAKTDGIIFHLWPKGAKAPDGSVGHPTSVGHKPRTE; translated from the coding sequence ATGTTTCGAAACCTTTGTGTGCTCGGTGCGAGCACAGTGGCACTCGCCTTCGGCGGGCCTGCGTTTGCGGCGGATATGAAACCGGGTCCGGCCGACGGATTCGATATTCACGTCATGGCACCGCATAAAATGGAAGACGGCTCGGTCGCCGGTCCCTTCCATCACTATTGCAAGGCCATCAAGCCGGAGGTGTTGCAATGTCTGTTGTTCGAATCCACCGATCCTAATGCGGTGTTGACCGACATTGAGTATTTCGTCGCGAAACCCGTGTCACGCTCGGCGGTGCCCCTCGATGTCTGGAACAAGTTTTATCACGACCATGAAGTTGAAATTGCCACCGGGCGGGTTCAGGTGCTGGATCTGCCTGATGCCCAGGCGAAGGAAGTCGCGGCAGCGGCAGCCAAGACGGACGGCATTATTTTTCATTTATGGCCGAAGGGCGCTAAGGCACCGGATGGATCGGTCGGACATCCGACGTCCGTGGGACATAAGCCGCGGACGGAGTAG